The Candidatus Defluviibacterium haderslevense DNA window TTATTTTTTCAGGTTCATATAAATTGCGACCATCGAAAATAACTGCTTGATTCATTCTCGATTTGATCTCATCAAATTCCGGCGACCTGAAGACACTCCATTCTGTTATTATTGCTAAGGCATCAGCCTGATCTAAAATTTGATACATATGTTCCCCATATTGGATTCGCGATCCAAATATATGTTTAACATGATTCATTGCTTCAGGATCATAACAACTAATTTGAGCACCTGCGTCAAGTAATGCTTCTATTATGTCAAGGGCAGGAGCATCTCTAATATCATCTGTATTTGGTTTGAATGCTAAACCCCAAACCGCGATTTTCTTATTCTTTAGATCTCCTTTAAAAAATCGAATAATTTTATCACTTAAAATTCTTTTCTGGATAGCATTAACTTCCATAACTGATTTAAGAATTTTAAATGAATAGTCATGACTTTCTGCTATATGATTAAGTGCTTTAACATCTTTTGGAAAACAACTCCCTCCATACCCTACACCTGGAAATAAAAATCGTTTGCCTATTCGATTATCGCTTCCCATACCTATACGAACCATATCGACATTTCCTCCCGTAGCCTCACATAGATTAGCTATTTCATTCATAAAACTAATACGCGCAGCCAGGTAGGCATTGGCAGCATATTTAGTAAGTTCTGCACTGCGTAAATCCATAATATAAATGGGATTTCCCTGTCGTACAAAAGGTTCATAAAGTTCCTTCATTTTTGCAACTGCACGATCTGAATCTGCTCCAATCACGACACGATCTGGTCTTAAAAAATCATCTACAGCTACTCCCTCTCTAAGAAATTCCGGATTAGACACCACATCAAATAAAGATGTGTCGAGATATTGTAATAAAATGTCCTTTACTTTTTCGGCTGTACCAACAGGTACTGTACTTTTATTGACAATAATCGTATATCGCTTTATTTTTCGGGCTAGAGATTCCGCTACACTCAATACATAACTCAAGTCAGCTGAACCATCTTCACCCGGAGGTGTAGGCAAAGCTAAAAAAATAATTTCTGCAAAATCAACAAGTGTATCCAGATTAGATGTAATTTCTAATCGTTGATCATGAGTATTACGATCAAATAATAATTCCAAACCTGGTTCAAAAATAGGGATTTTACCTGCTTTCAATTGACTCACTTTGGCTTCATTATTATCCATACAAATAACATGATTCCCGGTCTCTGCAAAACAAGTCCCTGTTACCAATCCAACATATCCAGTCCCTATTACTCCTATTTTCATAATATTACTTTATAAGCGCCAATAATGCACTGAATCGTCAGGTCTTTGATAAATACCTTTGAGGTCAATTAATATTGGATTGATGTTCATTATTTTTTTAAAATCTTCAATTGTTAAGTGTTTATACTCATCATGTGCAACAGCAACTACCACAGCGTCATAATTGGATTCAATTTGATTCTTTAATTGAATATTATACTCATGTAGCACTTCATCAGAACAAGCGCAAGAATCCACCAAATCCATTTTAATGGAATATGCAGCTAATTCATGATATAAATCAGCAACTTTAGAATTACGAATGTCAGATACATTTTCTTTGAATGTAATTCCCAAAATAAGTACTTTACATTGTTTAAGATTTTTATCCTTTGAAATTAATAATTGTACTAATTTTTTAGCTACAAAAGCGGGCATTTGATCGTTGATTCGTCGGCCACTCAAAATGACTTCAGGATCATAGCCCAATTCTTTCGATTTATGCAGTAAATAATAAGGATCGACACCAATACAATGTCCACCCACTAAACCTGGATAAAATTTCAAAAAATTCCATTTAGTTCCTGCTGCCTCCAAAACTTCCCTTGTATCAATGCCCATGCGGTCAAAAATAATGGATAGTTCATTCATGAATGAAATGTTCAAATCACGTTGGGTATTTTCAATGACTTTAGCAGCTTCTGCTACTTTAATACTTGTAGCTTTATAGATTCCAGCTTTTATTATTGCACTATAAACCTTAGCGACTTCTTCTGTTGCTTCAGGATCACTGCCGGATACAATTTTTAAAATATGCTCTACTGTTCTTTCTTTATCCCCCGGATTAATCCGTTCAGGTGAATATCCCAGTTTGAAGTCAGGACCAAAAGTAAGACCTGACTCTAATTCTAAAACCGGCTTACAGTCTTCTTCAGTGCAACCAGGGTAAACTGTGGATTCATAAACTACATAATCTCCTTTTTTAAGCACTTTACCTACAGTGTGTGATGCCCCTAATATTGGCTTAAGATCTGGCACCTTATGTTCATCCACCGGTGTCGGAACTGCCACAATGTAAAAGCTGGCTTTAGCCAAAATATCAAGGGATGTTGTAAATTCAATATCAACATTTTCAAAAGCAGTACTCAATAATTCCTTAGAAGGATCTATTTTGTTTTTCATCATATCAATTCTTTTTTGATTGATATCGAAGCCGATGACTTTAAACTTCTTAGCAAAAACTAAGGCCAAAGGAAGACCGACATATCCTAATCCAACGACTGCAATTGATTTCTTTTTTTCTAATAAATCCTGATACATGAATACTAATTTATACGATCACACATGCCTAAACGAAATTCCTAAATTTATGGTATTTGTGAGTTAAAATTTACATAATTTGTTTTACTATTTTACTGATGACTTCACGATCGCTCATGGTATAATAATGTATGCATGGCACAC harbors:
- a CDS encoding UDP-glucose/GDP-mannose dehydrogenase family protein yields the protein MKIGVIGTGYVGLVTGTCFAETGNHVICMDNNEAKVSQLKAGKIPIFEPGLELLFDRNTHDQRLEITSNLDTLVDFAEIIFLALPTPPGEDGSADLSYVLSVAESLARKIKRYTIIVNKSTVPVGTAEKVKDILLQYLDTSLFDVVSNPEFLREGVAVDDFLRPDRVVIGADSDRAVAKMKELYEPFVRQGNPIYIMDLRSAELTKYAANAYLAARISFMNEIANLCEATGGNVDMVRIGMGSDNRIGKRFLFPGVGYGGSCFPKDVKALNHIAESHDYSFKILKSVMEVNAIQKRILSDKIIRFFKGDLKNKKIAVWGLAFKPNTDDIRDAPALDIIEALLDAGAQISCYDPEAMNHVKHIFGSRIQYGEHMYQILDQADALAIITEWSVFRSPEFDEIKSRMNQAVIFDGRNLYEPEKIKSLGINYFSIGRN
- a CDS encoding nucleotide sugar dehydrogenase codes for the protein MYQDLLEKKKSIAVVGLGYVGLPLALVFAKKFKVIGFDINQKRIDMMKNKIDPSKELLSTAFENVDIEFTTSLDILAKASFYIVAVPTPVDEHKVPDLKPILGASHTVGKVLKKGDYVVYESTVYPGCTEEDCKPVLELESGLTFGPDFKLGYSPERINPGDKERTVEHILKIVSGSDPEATEEVAKVYSAIIKAGIYKATSIKVAEAAKVIENTQRDLNISFMNELSIIFDRMGIDTREVLEAAGTKWNFLKFYPGLVGGHCIGVDPYYLLHKSKELGYDPEVILSGRRINDQMPAFVAKKLVQLLISKDKNLKQCKVLILGITFKENVSDIRNSKVADLYHELAAYSIKMDLVDSCACSDEVLHEYNIQLKNQIESNYDAVVVAVAHDEYKHLTIEDFKKIMNINPILIDLKGIYQRPDDSVHYWRL